Proteins co-encoded in one Neodiprion lecontei isolate iyNeoLeco1 chromosome 3, iyNeoLeco1.1, whole genome shotgun sequence genomic window:
- the LOC124293358 gene encoding uncharacterized protein LOC124293358 isoform X3 yields the protein MARLLELGTSDESGIIRNIAKKSTVIPQQDITNDVDENEATNSDDVEPEPQKKKRKHKTDKKKAKNRHVSNKKKKTKRSRESSSSLGYTSSADENLPPSEVDESTSNRNKNTRYINSAKGSTKNQTPKKNLAHKIVQHQYNDNSHESPNQLSGYETSNRNISSRIIRSTTQYDLSRSFSQLEPSTPTTSREQNTFEEKTLQYLEHIKSYTEQNHLLLRKIFSKQKEVSIDVTKKPAEFPKLPLNSMEDFSNLENILKSEEHRTYLTGKLASIGGTSGRQCVLAIMRSLLTNELAMQFNWAGRDKVSFQKTLTMETVYEAVKQTFLGKKEIGDATETSVSCAVKDWLKLARSRHTYVRKKG from the exons ATGGCGCGCCTACTGGAGCTGGGCACGTCCGATGAATCCGGAATAATTCGCAACATCGCTAAAAAATCCACTGTAATACCTCAGCAAGATATTACCAATGACGTGGACGAGAATGAAGCTACGAACAGTGATGATGTCGAACCTGAGccgcaaaagaaaaaacgtaaacaCAAAACCGACAAGAAGAAGGCTAAAAATCGACACgttagtaacaaaaaaaaaaaaacgaagcgtTCTCGTGAAAGTTCAAGTAGTTTAGGTTACACCTCTTCAGCTGACGAGAATTTGCCACCGTCCGAAGTCGATGAATCGACTTCTAACCGTAATAAGAATACTCGCTACATTAACTCAGCCAAAGGATCTACCAAAAATCAGACACCAAAGAAAAACTTGGCCCACAAGATCGTACAGCACCAGTATAATGATAATTCCCATGAGTCACCGAATCAGTTGTCTGGATATGAAACATCAAATAGAAACATTTCTAGTAGGATCATCAGGTCTACCACGCAATATGACTTATCAAGATCCTTTTCACAACTTGAACCTTCAACCCCGACCACATCACGCGAACAGAATacctttgaagaaaaaactctgCAGTATTTAGAACACATTAAATCCTACACTGAACAAAACCATCTGCTACTACGTAAAATCTTCTCAAAACAGAAGGAAGTCAGCATCGACGTAACAAAGAAACCAGCCGAATTCCCAAAACTTCCTCTTAACTCCATGGAAGACTTCTCCAACCTCGAAAATATCCTGAAATCCGAAGAGCATCGAACTTATTTA ACCGGGAAACTGGCTTCTATTGGAGGGACAAGCGGTCGCCAATGTGTGTTGGCTATAATGAGGTCACTACTCACAAACGAATTAGCGATGCAATTCAATTGGGCAGGGAGGGACAAAGTCTCATTTCAAAAGACATTGACAATGGAAACTGTTTACg agGCTGTGAAACAAACCTTTCTTGGCAAGAAGGAAATTGGTGATGCAACCGAAACCAGTGTTTCGTGTGCCGTGAAAGACTGGTTAAAACTAGCTCGATCACGGCATACCTATGTACGAAAGAAGGGCTAA